DNA from Mustela nigripes isolate SB6536 chromosome 14, MUSNIG.SB6536, whole genome shotgun sequence:
CCGACTGTTCCTTGCGGACTTTACATGTGTCTGGGTCCACGCCAAACACGTTACATTTGTTAGTCCATAATCCCTGAGCTCCTGTTGTGAGCCAAGCTGGGTCTACACAGCGAACCAAACCCCGGGCCCTGGCGGAGCTCACATGCTGGAAACAGGAGGTGGACAAACATGAGTTAAACGAGAAAGCCAGTCCCAGGGAGAAACGCTAAACCGcgaggggggaaaagaaagctggagtgtgTTGTAATTTAAAATTCCTGTGAAAAGTTGATACTGTTATGATTCTCATCTtatggaagaggaaactgaggttcagagaggttgagtgaggTGTATAGGGCCACTGCACAGCTTATCCATGTTGGAGCTGGTCTGGAGcggtccatccatccatccatctatccatccatccttcaCCACGCTGCCTCCCCCTACCCAAGAAAAGCGTGACCCAACCTTTTCGAAACTTGGTTTCCTTGGAGCCCTTTGGGGCTTGAACCTTCGATGGGATCATgtctgaggaggaagagggcgCCCCTGCCTGGTCCAGGGAGGGCAGGCTTGGCAAAGATCTGGAGACATGGAGAGGGCAGGTAGAGGGTGCTCCTGcttggctggggaaggggaagggggaggaggaagaggagaggaggcagggagtAAGGGGACTGTCCCCCCACCATGGCCCTGTCCTTCCCACAGGTGTCCTGCCTCTGCGGCTCTGCCCCCTGTGTCCTGTGTAGCTGCTGCCCCTCTAGCCCCAACTCCACCGTGACCCGTCTCATCTTCACGGCCTTCCTCTTCCTGGGGGTCTTGGTGTCCATCATCATGCTGAGCCCCAGCGTGGAGAGTCGGCTCCACAAGGTGAGGGGTCCCgcggcaggcagggggtggggcagcccGTGGGACCCAGCTTTCAAGTGCAGGCCCAGTGCTCCAGGCCTGGGGTGGAGGAGGCATGCGATTTGAGGTCCCAGCTCATCGAGAAGGCTGGGCAGGAGTGTCCCCGGGGGTGGAGATGGGGGCATTTCTTCATGTAGGGAGGAGAGTTTGTTTCTCATAAGCCTGGGGTCCTTTGGAGAATCTTATGGACAATGGATCATCATTGTCCCCCACCTGGGCCGTGCTTTTCCCTCCTTAGTTCTCGAGCCCTGTTTGGGGTCCTCAGTCTTTCCTTCATCCCAGCAtctcagagcctgacacaggcccGGGGCCGTATTTGGGCCAGTGGCTCTGACATTTCAGTGTACGGGGAAGTGGGAATGCCCTTGGGAGTGtgctagaaatgcagactctcggACTGCACCTCAAACACTGGTTCTGTCTGAGAAAGCCCTGGAATCTCACCTTCCCCTGGAGTCCCCGGGGGTTCTGGCGTAAGTGGTGGGGAGAACACTCAGTCCTGCTTCCCACAGTGCCGTGCGGTCCAGAGGCCGTGGGGGCGACAGCAGGGAAGCAAGCAGAGAGTCACGATCTGTCCCCAGGGGCCACTCACAGGACTTcagccccagggctgggagggggtcCAGATGGCAGGGAAGTGGGGAGCCTTGGCAGAATTGGCCCAGGGTTCTGCGGGCAGGGGGCCTTCACGCTGCTCTGTCTCCCCACAGCTGCCGTGGGTGTGTGAGGAGGGGGCCACAACGACTCCCGTCATCCTTCAGGGCCACATCGActgtggctccctgctcggccacCGCGCCGTCTACCGCATGTGCTTTGCGACGGCggcctttttcttcctcttcacccTGTTCATGATCTGCGTGCGCAGCAGCCGGGACCCCAGGGCTGCCATCCAGAACGGGTGAGGGCACCCCCCCCAGCCTGCAGCCGGGACCCCCACCGTAGTTTCTGCCCCTGACCGGTCTCCAGCGGTGTCCGGGCCCTGCCCCAGACTCAGGAGCCACCAGAGCACCGCGATCAGCTCATTTAGCTCTTTCCACTTCTCAGATGAAGAAATACAAGTCAGAAAGGGTGAGAACATGCTTAAGGCCACACAGCACTTAAGTGACACAGTTGGGACAAGAACCTGGGTGGCCACCATCGCTCTGACTTagtccttccctctgtccctcagggATTTTTCTAGGGCCGGGGCAGACTATGCTCATCAGACCATCAGAAAACCCCTCTTCACTTGCTCCAGGACCCAGGACCTGCTCTTGGGGGTAGGGGTTCTGGGGGCCAGCCctggtcccctccccccacttagtGCCCTGGTCTATCCCCCAACAGATTTTGGTTCTTTAAGTTCCTGATCCTGGTGGCCATCACCGTGGGCGCATTTTATATCCCTGAGGGCTCCTTCTCCAACAGTAGGTGGTCTTGGTGGGAGGGCCTGTGTGGGAGGTGGTcccaggagggaggtggggtcTCCAGAGGGAGGAGCCCCGGTGAGGGTTGCGCTTTGCCTCCGTACACAGACCTCAGGCTGCTGCTGGCTGGGTAGGAGACAGCGCTCTGGTGCTTGGCCACATGGCCTTTGGGCGATATGGCGGTGGGCtggggggcaggtgggtggggccagcctcacccctgccccatgcCCTGCCATGCTGCCTCTTCGCACATGCCTAGGGGGTCCCTGAGAGCATGGATATTGCTACTTCCCAGGCTCCCCAATGCAGGGCATGGCATAAAGCCTGGCTCTCGGGCTGCCTCCCCACTGCCTCGCCCCCTCACCCCTGTTCCCTCTCCCCACGCAGTCTGGTTCTACTTCGGTGTCGTGGGCTCCTTCCTCTTCACCCTCATCCAGCTGGTGCTGCTCATCGACTTCGCTCACTGCTGGAACCAGCGGTGGCTGTGCAAGGCCGAGGAGTGTGACTCCCGGGCCTGGTATGCAGGTGAGCGATGTCCGGATGTCGTCATAGCCTGAGCAGCAGTGGGTCCCCAAGCTGGAGGAAAGCCTCAGGGGGCATCTGGAGTGGCCCATGTTCTGGGGCAGCAGTGGAACCCACTGGGCCTGATGGAAGGAAGGGGGGATGTGTGTGTGGGCAGGGGCAGCTGGTCCTGGGGTGACTTTGGGGGGCGGTAAGAGGGGAGCCGGACTGGAGAGAGGCCTTGGTGGGGTCTAGTTCAGTGGTTCCTGCAGGATGGGCCTCACGCAGCCAGCCCAGACCAAACGGAAAAACACTGGGTCCCTGAAGCCCTGGGGGCAGAGCAGGTCCCCGCTCAGCTCCATTTCCATTCTCCTGTGCTGACCAAGGAGGAGGGCTCAGTGAGGGGCCGGTTAGGTTTCAATGCCTCTCGAAAGCGGCCAGTCTCTACGATGAGAGTGCTGGGCTTCAGCGGGTCCCTGTACGGCCAGGGGACTTTATGAAAGACTCTTGTGTTCACTGTATTTCTTTCCATGGTTAACTTATTCATGGCAAATGAGTCCTTTTAGTTCAAGATGGGGCCACAGCTCATCCAGGCGCTGGTGAGTGACGGACACTGATATCATTCCTCCATTGAGGAAGCCGAGGGCCCACACATGGGGCTTCCCGACAAGCCCCCCTCGAGGGTGGGGGGGTCTCTATGCCTCCTGACCCGGCCTCTCGCCACCTCTCCTGCCCAGGCCTCTTCTTCTTCACCCTCCTCTTCTACACGCTGTCCATCACAGCCGTGACATTGCTGTTCATCTACTACACTCATCCCGGCACCTGCTACGAAGGCAAGGTCTTCATTGGCCTCAACCtcactctctgcttctgtgtctcCATTGTCGCTGTCCTGCCCAAGGTCCAGgtgagtctgcttgtctctgccCGTCCTGACGCCGGGCCCCTTGGTGTGGGGGGACTTCTGGTAGGAACTTGGGGGTCTTGGGGAAAGGCCATCAGTCATAGAGGCTAAGGGTGTGGGCTCCCGAGTTGGCCTCCTTGGCTTCGAGTCATAGCTTTCATGGCTACTTGCTGGGTGTCCTTGGGTAAGTGCCTTACCCCCTCtgtgcttctctcttctcccatgtAGAAATGAGGGTAATACCTACGCTTTGGAGTTATTTGCAGGATTGAGATAGAGTTTGTGAACCCAGAGAACAGGGCCTGGCCTATAGATATCTATCAGGTATTAACTATTGTTATCCTTGTTGTCTTTATGGAAATCGGGAGACCCTTAGGGAGGATCCCTGTGTGACATCTCCCAGATCCCCTCAGCAAGCGGTGTTGGGAGGTGCTGTTGCAGGCCCCAGTCCCAGACCCTCTGGCATAACGGGTGGGCCCCCCAGGTCATCGTGAGCTCTTCAGCAAGAGAGCCCTATGAGCCCAGCAGTGCCTCACGGTTGGGGATGAGATCTCAGCCCACTGGGGGTTTCACAGGTAGCCTGGGGAGCCTTTGAGGGTCTTTAGCAGAAAGGTGGGGAACCTCCCTTCTCATCTGAGCCTCTATTTCCcggtgagaaaactgaagcccagagagagtGATGCCTGTGTCCCAGCTCACACAGCAATCAGTATTCATTCAGCGACGACTTCCAGAGCGCTTGCTGTGTGCTGGGCTCTTGGAGATGTTGGGATGTAGCTGTGAGGAGAGACTAACAACAGCTCCATGCCCTCTCCTGTCACGTAGTCCGGGCATCACCATCATCCCCACTTTCCAGACCAGTAAGGGGAGgctgagaggaggagagagacacgcctgagatcacacagcttggggggcggggggtgagccAGGGGGCGGCGCTGGCAGATTGGACCCCGAGCCTGCGCTGCTTATCCAAGTTTGGATTCCTGTTTCCAAGCGTGTGTGTGGTGAGGGTGGGGAAGAACAGCTGGCAGGAGACGAGGCCAAGGGAGATAATTTGGGATCCTACATGCTATGTGGGAAATAAAAGAGAGTGGGcaaaggtgggggggggcggcagggagGGGAGCGGGTGCTGCCGCGGGGGTGAGGGTGTTCGGGCCTCACTGAGAACGCCCAAGCTGAGGCCTGAAAGTCAAGGAGAGGCTGGCTGTGTGGAGACGTTGGGGAGGACCATGTCAGGGAGTGGGCACAgcgagtgcaaaggccctgaggtgggagaggGTTTAGTGGGTTCTGTGGACAGAGAGGAGGCCAGCTTGGCTGGAGCGCAGTCGGTGGGGAGGAGCttgctggcgggggtgggggcaggtggaaACGAAGGCAGGAGCAAAGCAAGGAGGGCTTTAATTCAGAATGTGAACGGGTGCCGCTCTGGGGCGGCGTTCTCAGAGGGGAGCGACAGGGATAGTCTGTTAGAGAAAGAACGAGGACTCCACCTTTGAGTGGGcaaggtgggtggtgggtgggtggtcCAGGGGTTGTGTTCTCCTGAGGGGTGTGGGATGGGATGGCTCTAGGGTGGCGGGGGCTCCTGAGGTCCCCCGGTGTGGTGTGAGCGAGCTAGGTGCAGGTggggcgcccccacccccccgccccaggtcTGACGGGGCTCTTCCTGATGGACCGCTCTTACCAGGAAGCCCAGCCCAACTCGGGTCTGCTGCAGGCCTCGGTCATCACGCTCTACACCATGTTTGTCACCTGGCTTGCCCTGTCCAGTGTCCCCGGTGAGTACAGGCCTGGGTTTGGGGAAGCCTGGGCTCATTCCTGGGTCAGCAGAAGGTTTCCAGCAGGGTGGGGACCCTCACAGGTGACAGGGACATCTCAGCCCAGCCTGTACCCCCTCTTAGTCCTTCAGGGAGGTAGGAGGACCCTAGCTGTTTCTGGAACTCTTTTCTCTGTCGCTTGTCTGCCAAGTGCTGTCTGTTGCTGGGATTTGGATGGTCAGTTGTATGTCTGTCTGTTCATTCGGGTTGGCTCTCGACCCTTCCTCAGACCTGGCCTACAGGGGCTGAGGGGGACCATGCTCCCATCTCTAGACCAGAAATGCAACCCCCACCTGCTGACCCACTTCGGCAACGGGACGATCCTGGCGGGCCCTGATGGCTACGAGACTCACTGGTGGGATGCCCCGAACATCGTGGGACTCATTGTCTTTATCCTGTGCACGCTCTTCATCGGGTATGGGGGAGGCATCTGACTTCTGGGGGAGCATCATACTCGCCTGAGCGTGCGAGTGAGGGGAGGACATGGGAGCCCCGACACCAAGGAGGAAGGCGCCCTTAGCAAACACAGGTCCAGCCCTGTGCTCGTGCAGAATGGAATCTCTCTGAGGGTTCAGCATGACTGGGCAGCAGGGGCATGGTTGGATGCTGCCTCCTGGCCCAGAGCCCTCTTCTTGCACACCAGCCTGGCATGTGTCCAGCTCAGTGGGGTGAAGGCACctcggggcggggaggggggaccAGGGAAGAACCTGGACTGCGGCCAGCAGGGGTGGGCTGTGTCACTCACCTGCTGTGGGGTCTCAGGGAAAGTGGCTTCACCTTTCTGAGCTTTTGTGATGATGGAGGATGGTAACCTCCAATGCCAGGGGTGATGGGGACCCCACAATGTCACCTGGGAGAGGGCAGCTCAGACTGAATAGCAcataacagctttttttttaaaggagcctCTTAGCAAGGGCTTATCAGTGTGGACTCTGGAGCCAAACTGCCTGTGTTTGAACCTGGCCATACCACTTAGCAGCGGGGCGATCTTGGGCAGGTCCCTGCacctttctgtgccttggtttgCTTATCTGTCAAACAAGGATAAAAATAGTCCCTACTTCGCAGGGTTGTGGAAGGGCAGTCGATGAGTTAGTATGCATAAGGCACTTAGAAAAGAACTTGGCAAGTAGTCGGTGCCAAATCATTGTTTGCTTTTATTGCAAGTAACTGGGAGAGTTTGCACAGCTGGGGGGCAGCAAGTGAGTGGCTGTTGTGGGGCACTGCGGGGCCCACGGCCGGCGCTGCTCTCCATCCCTGCatggctgcctggaggaggcctCTGCCCAgttcccctgccctcccagagtCGTCCATCCATTCCGGGCAGGgcatgttttcttctaagcagCACACCTGTCTCCCAACATTCTGAGGCTGTTTCATATTTTGTTTCGCCCTTTTTTCAAAGCTTGAGGAAGTCACGCTTTGTTGCCTCATTTGATGGTTTTCTCAACCAGGGAAGACCCAGATCCCCTCCCTGTACAGATAAGGAGACGGGAGGTTCAGGAGGAGCGGCCCCCTGTCTGAGCCTGCATGGTGGCTGCAGAGCCCCCAGACTCAGAGTGGcacccctgctgctccccagacTCACCTCCCTGGACTGTGGTCACGGGGCTGTGCCTCTGAGAGCCCAGGGGGCTTAAAAAAATGTAgtgcttttttaagttttatttatttattcaagagaaagagagaatgcaggaggaggggcagagggagatggagagagagaatctcaggcagacctcctgctgagtgcagagccagacacagggctcgatcctgcaaccctgagatcgtgacccgagccaaaatcaagaataggacgcctaactgactgagccactcaggtgtccccttAGCACACAGTTCTTAAAACCCAGAGAGCAAGGAAGCAGGTGCAGCCACAAGGACAGGGACCACTGAGGACGGCTGCCGTGTCCAGCCGTGTCACCAGGACCTGGGCTCCCAAGCGCTGGAGATCCCCATGATGTCTGATGATGACAGGGGTCAGGGGAAGCTCCGCGGGTGACTTCTCAGCATGGTGGGATGCAGTCCCCATCTCCTTCTGggtcacttttttttcccaaatgtgaGTTGGATTTTCAGAATTGCCCGTGTGTCTCACTctattaaatactatttaaaacattaagaCCTCATTacagaaatgaccaaaaaaatcattactgctggtgggtttttttttttttttatcataaacatGAAGAAAGGGGACGTCATTAGTAAAACTActctagaaggaaaacaaacttaGTGGCAAATGAGTACTCTTCATTATTAATATGGCCAGTGAATGCTGTCCTGGGGATGGTC
Protein-coding regions in this window:
- the SERINC2 gene encoding serine incorporator 2 isoform X1 — encoded protein: MRSVRLKEEESSPGRGNPVSCLCGSAPCVLCSCCPSSPNSTVTRLIFTAFLFLGVLVSIIMLSPSVESRLHKLPWVCEEGATTTPVILQGHIDCGSLLGHRAVYRMCFATAAFFFLFTLFMICVRSSRDPRAAIQNGFWFFKFLILVAITVGAFYIPEGSFSNIWFYFGVVGSFLFTLIQLVLLIDFAHCWNQRWLCKAEECDSRAWYAGLFFFTLLFYTLSITAVTLLFIYYTHPGTCYEGKVFIGLNLTLCFCVSIVAVLPKVQEAQPNSGLLQASVITLYTMFVTWLALSSVPDQKCNPHLLTHFGNGTILAGPDGYETHWWDAPNIVGLIVFILCTLFIGLRSSDHRQVNSLMQTEEGQSAPEIMQQRQVVAECRGQAFDNEQDGVTYSYSFFHFCLVLASLHIMMTLTNWYRPGETRKLISTWTAVWVKICASWAGLLLYLWTLVAPLLLPNRDFS
- the SERINC2 gene encoding serine incorporator 2 isoform X2, with translation MGACLGACSVLSCVSCLCGSAPCVLCSCCPSSPNSTVTRLIFTAFLFLGVLVSIIMLSPSVESRLHKLPWVCEEGATTTPVILQGHIDCGSLLGHRAVYRMCFATAAFFFLFTLFMICVRSSRDPRAAIQNGFWFFKFLILVAITVGAFYIPEGSFSNIWFYFGVVGSFLFTLIQLVLLIDFAHCWNQRWLCKAEECDSRAWYAGLFFFTLLFYTLSITAVTLLFIYYTHPGTCYEGKVFIGLNLTLCFCVSIVAVLPKVQEAQPNSGLLQASVITLYTMFVTWLALSSVPDQKCNPHLLTHFGNGTILAGPDGYETHWWDAPNIVGLIVFILCTLFIGLRSSDHRQVNSLMQTEEGQSAPEIMQQRQVVAECRGQAFDNEQDGVTYSYSFFHFCLVLASLHIMMTLTNWYRPGETRKLISTWTAVWVKICASWAGLLLYLWTLVAPLLLPNRDFS